A single region of the Triticum dicoccoides isolate Atlit2015 ecotype Zavitan chromosome 2B, WEW_v2.0, whole genome shotgun sequence genome encodes:
- the LOC119363615 gene encoding uncharacterized protein LOC119363615, protein MAYYSDHQAYASNTTNSMESIQELISKISHQLDDLAQQRGVVFEDRPGSYYPYSGGNPYIAPTCHICGFHGHSPAQCQHGYSHTPDCFGMSFAQEHSSYQNKYSHGWPENPNMSYRSNNPEISPFASSNHMQGFRYEEESHSYAPEQSYSAPIHIPQHQEMLPMELNGPPFGQPTPSTQVPTQDEFDDIDKLALLSLEFTWSAEDDPIRKVILDEMKKIKSGNELVEEVKKIEKNINAGSTISSQLEVSNSGIPLDTCEVPIPSHPAEQDCRCLEHEIPQIEEDELEKKEQDDQELQFPSDQVEDSSSTTPEEVQEAAVDEDEEPEIHLPIVIPERDVSGLSNPLNYMSSYDLFATTLHCMMPSLKVYLKNYLLGHDHTHPVSGIAHISVHDTYVPIAIPMLNETCDSNTSIELTDLYHPKHVLYSYAYVMDIRLMTWRVLSLPLALSLSLSALSGFCLCTIHYMLTKFEVTFLGTLVDSEHGDEEKQGGTHEEGRSWSRHEDREAKGEELQLVR, encoded by the coding sequence ATGGCTTACTATTCAGATCATCAGGCTTATGCGAGCAACACTACAAACAGCATGGAAAGTATTCAAGAACTGATAAGTAAGATTTCCCATCAATTAGATGATTTAGCTCAGCAGCGAGGAGTAGTTTTTGAGGATAGGCCTGGTTCTTATTATCCTTATTCCGGAGGCAATCCTTATATTGCTCCTACATGCCATATTTGTGGATTTCACGGCCATTCACCCGCTCAATGTCAGCATGGTTATTCTCACACTCCAGATTGTTTTGGCATGAGCTTCGCTCAAGAGCATAGCTCATACCAAAACAAGTACTCACATGGGTGGCCTGAAAACCCGAATATGTCATATAGGAGCAACAACCCTGAGATCTCACCATTTGCTTCTAGTAATCATATGCAGGGATTTAGGTATGAAGAGGAGAGCCACAGTTATGCTCCAGAACAGTCTTATTCAGCTCCTATTCATATACCTCAGCACCAGGAGATGTTGCCAATGGAGTTAAATGGTCCTCCATTTGGTCAACCAACACCTTCAACACAAGTGCCTACTCAAGATGAGTTCGATGACATAGACAAGCTCGCACTTTTGAGTCTCGAGTTCACTTGGAGTGCCGAGGATGATCCTATTAGGAAGGTTATACTAGAtgaaatgaagaagatcaagagtgGGAATGAGCTAGTGGAAGAAGTAAAGAAGATTGAGAAGAACATCAACGCTGGCAGTACTATTTCTTCACAGCTTGAGGTGAGTAATTCTGGGATTCCCCTTGATACATGTGAGGTTCCAATACCGTCACATCCAGCTGAGCAAGATTGCAGGTGCCTTGAGCATGAGATACCTCAGATTGAAGAAGATGAACTAGAAAAAAAGGAACAAGATGATCAAGAGCTACAATTCCCAAGTGATCAAGTTGAAGACTCATCATCTACTACTCCTGAAGAAGTACAAGaagctgctgtagatgaagatgaagaacctgagATTCATTTGCCTATTGTCATACCAGAGCGTGATGTGTCAGGTTTATCTAATCCTCTTAATTACATGTCTTCATATGATTTGTTTGCTACTACCTTGCATTGCATGATGCCATCACTTAAGGTATATTTGAAAAACTATTTGCTTGGACATGATCATACACACCCTGTTAGTGGCATTGCTCATATCTCTGTTCATGATACTTATGTTCCTATTGCTATACCCATGCTTAATGAAACGTGTGATTCTAATACTAGCATTGAGCTTACTGATTTGTACCATCCTAAACATGTGCTTTATAGCTATGCTTATGTAATGGATATTCGATTGATGACTTGGAGGGTATTATCCCTACCACTTGCATTGTCTCTCTCGTTGAGTGCTCTTTCAGGTTTTTGCTTGTGCACGATCCATTACATGCTGACCAAGTTCGAGGTGACATTCCTTGGGACCCTGGTGGACTCGGAGCATGGGgatgaggagaagcaagggggCACACACGAGGAAGGGAGAAGCTGGAGCAGGCATGAGGATAGAGAAGCAAAAGGAGAGGAGCTGCAGTTGGTGAGGTGA